One window of the Terriglobales bacterium genome contains the following:
- the fabD gene encoding ACP S-malonyltransferase, whose protein sequence is MTISKLAFLFPGQGSQTVGMGRELAAAHPVAQQTFDEADAALDYKISQLCFEGPEEKLKLTEITQPAILTVSVAALRVLREKGITPTFVAGHSLGEYSAHVAAETLNFADAVRTVRNRGKYMQEAVPVGEGAMAAILGMPGDEVQKICQESAQDSVCSPANLNSPEQTVISGSKAAVERAAELAKSRGAKKVVMLAVSAPFHCALMQPAQDRLAADLQKLSFQAMQIPLIKNIDAEPTSDPANAREALIRQVTGAVQWVNSVRKLISLGAEAFVEVGPGKVLCGLMRQIDRSRTCFNVEDEASLQKTIQSAVGSPQSSG, encoded by the coding sequence ATGACAATTTCTAAACTCGCTTTTCTCTTCCCCGGACAAGGTTCGCAGACAGTCGGTATGGGAAGAGAGCTGGCTGCTGCGCATCCGGTGGCACAGCAAACTTTCGATGAGGCCGATGCCGCCCTCGACTATAAAATCTCGCAATTGTGTTTCGAAGGCCCGGAAGAAAAACTTAAACTCACCGAGATTACACAACCGGCGATTCTTACCGTCTCGGTCGCCGCGCTCCGTGTGCTGCGCGAAAAAGGAATCACGCCCACTTTTGTCGCTGGACACAGCCTGGGTGAATACTCTGCGCACGTTGCCGCCGAAACTCTGAACTTCGCCGATGCGGTTCGCACGGTACGCAATCGCGGCAAGTACATGCAGGAAGCAGTGCCAGTCGGCGAGGGCGCGATGGCCGCAATCTTAGGAATGCCGGGGGATGAGGTACAGAAGATCTGCCAGGAATCGGCGCAGGATAGCGTATGCTCCCCCGCCAACCTGAATTCACCGGAGCAGACTGTCATCTCGGGTAGCAAAGCCGCCGTGGAGCGGGCGGCCGAGCTGGCGAAATCCCGTGGCGCAAAGAAGGTCGTCATGCTCGCGGTAAGCGCGCCCTTCCACTGCGCGCTGATGCAGCCGGCACAAGACCGGCTGGCGGCTGACCTACAGAAACTGAGCTTTCAAGCAATGCAGATTCCGTTGATCAAAAACATCGATGCCGAGCCGACCAGCGATCCTGCAAATGCGCGCGAGGCGCTCATCCGCCAGGTGACGGGCGCGGTGCAGTGGGTGAACTCCGTGCGGAAGCTGATAAGCCTGGGCGCAGAGGCTTTTGTGGAAGTTGGTCCGGGCAAAGTGCTCTGCGGGCTCATGCGTCAGATTGACCGGTCGAGGACTTGCTTCAATGTGGAAGATGAAGCGTCGCTGCAAAAGACGATACAGTCCGCAGTCGGCAGTCCTCAGTCCTCAGGTTAA
- a CDS encoding DUF177 domain-containing protein has translation MFISVQDLQLQEIPFQEEFSAEALELGSELRQAAPAKASGRAALVEEHDGARRIPDIRVVGKVSTRLEMRCARCLEPVFKDVNSSFDLVYRPQGADKKPDESSISEAETEIGFYQGDGLLLEDVVKEQLLLAVPLRVVCREECKGLCPLCGRNRNLEPCNCSSQPPDPRWAALEEIKNKLKQ, from the coding sequence ATGTTCATCAGCGTTCAGGATTTACAGCTTCAAGAAATTCCCTTTCAAGAGGAGTTCTCTGCGGAGGCATTGGAATTGGGCTCCGAGCTGCGCCAGGCTGCACCGGCCAAGGCCAGCGGACGGGCTGCGCTGGTGGAAGAGCACGATGGCGCCAGGCGTATCCCCGATATCCGGGTCGTGGGCAAAGTAAGCACGCGGCTTGAAATGCGTTGCGCGCGCTGCCTGGAACCGGTGTTCAAAGATGTAAACAGCAGCTTCGATCTGGTGTACCGGCCGCAAGGCGCGGATAAGAAGCCGGATGAGTCTTCCATCAGCGAGGCGGAAACTGAAATTGGGTTTTACCAGGGCGATGGATTGCTCCTGGAAGATGTAGTCAAAGAGCAGTTGCTGCTCGCGGTTCCATTGCGGGTGGTTTGCCGGGAAGAATGCAAAGGGTTGTGCCCGCTGTGCGGACGCAACCGCAACCTGGAACCTTGCAATTGCTCAAGCCAGCCGCCGGACCCACGCTGGGCCGCGCTGGAAGAGATCAAGAACAAACTAAAACAATAG
- the plsX gene encoding phosphate acyltransferase PlsX, which translates to MRSTRQPRKRLSRVMGDKLESLARAAFAPNGSPGPRTTIAVDAMGSDRAPRPEVEGAIQAARYGNARVLLVGRTEAIEAELANHPAAAELPIEIIQASEVISMHEKAAHAVRAKRDSSMRVGLRLVREGTAQGFVTAGNTGAAMATAKMVLGALPGVDRPALAAVFPTTVPGKAAIMIDVGANVDCKPQNLEQFAVMGEIYCRSIFGNQQPRVGLLSIGEEESKGNELTHQAYELLRHLPLNFVGNVEGRDLYNGKVDVIVCDGFVGNVALKISEGLVDTIRYMLKESLEATLTRQVGFLLSRRAFADFKKRLDYTEYGGAPLLGIKGVVIVSHGSSNANAIKNAIRVAAEFAKSGSNQKIEQELTRQNGVAAAAVVVKATD; encoded by the coding sequence TTGCGATCTACCCGGCAACCGCGTAAGCGCCTATCGCGCGTGATGGGAGACAAGCTCGAGTCTCTGGCTCGCGCCGCTTTTGCTCCCAATGGTTCTCCCGGCCCCCGCACCACGATTGCCGTCGATGCCATGGGCTCGGACCGCGCACCTCGTCCTGAGGTGGAAGGCGCAATCCAGGCGGCACGCTACGGCAACGCCCGCGTGCTGCTTGTGGGCCGCACCGAAGCTATTGAAGCCGAACTGGCCAATCATCCTGCTGCTGCTGAGCTACCCATAGAAATCATCCAAGCCAGCGAAGTGATCAGCATGCACGAAAAAGCCGCACATGCGGTGCGTGCCAAGCGTGATTCTTCCATGCGTGTAGGCTTGCGGCTGGTGCGTGAAGGTACAGCACAGGGCTTTGTCACCGCCGGCAACACCGGCGCTGCCATGGCCACTGCCAAGATGGTGCTGGGCGCGCTGCCCGGCGTTGACCGCCCTGCCCTGGCTGCCGTGTTTCCGACCACAGTTCCCGGCAAGGCTGCCATCATGATTGATGTAGGCGCCAACGTGGATTGCAAACCGCAAAACCTGGAACAATTCGCCGTCATGGGCGAAATCTATTGCCGTTCCATTTTTGGGAACCAGCAGCCGCGCGTGGGACTGCTCTCCATAGGAGAAGAAGAAAGCAAAGGCAATGAGCTCACGCATCAGGCCTACGAGCTGCTGCGCCACCTGCCACTGAATTTTGTGGGCAACGTGGAAGGGCGCGACTTATACAACGGCAAAGTAGATGTGATCGTATGCGATGGCTTCGTAGGCAACGTGGCCTTGAAGATTTCTGAAGGCCTGGTGGATACCATCCGCTATATGCTGAAGGAATCGCTGGAAGCCACTTTGACCCGCCAGGTCGGCTTCCTGCTCTCGCGCCGCGCCTTTGCAGACTTTAAAAAGCGCCTGGACTACACCGAATACGGCGGCGCACCGCTGCTGGGCATCAAAGGCGTCGTCATCGTGAGCCATGGATCTTCGAACGCAAATGCCATCAAGAATGCCATCCGGGTTGCGGCGGAATTTGCCAAATCGGGAAGCAACCAGAAAATCGAACAAGAGTTGACACGGCAAAATGGCGTGGCCGCGGCCGCAGTGGTAGTTAAAGCAACTGACTAG